Proteins from a genomic interval of Sphingobacterium sp. SYP-B4668:
- a CDS encoding response regulator transcription factor produces the protein MINILYVEDEQSLALILKDTLTMHGFQVTHCSNGQEAMNSFRYRMPDLMLVDVMMPVMDGFDLVRRVREEEHALPVIFLTARTQTEDVVAGFHLGANDYIKKPFKIEELIVRIESLLKNTQKPNTKPRLRIGEYYMLDHVKHVLTFGNQEEKLSFRESELLRKLMENRDQVVPREEIIKAYWSDDNYFTGRSLDVFISRIRKYLNKDSRIKIVNIRSVGYMLTIEQ, from the coding sequence GATTTTGAAAGATACATTGACTATGCACGGCTTTCAAGTGACACATTGTTCGAATGGGCAGGAGGCGATGAATTCCTTCAGGTATCGGATGCCAGATTTAATGCTGGTAGATGTGATGATGCCGGTGATGGATGGTTTTGACTTAGTGAGGAGGGTTAGGGAAGAGGAACATGCATTGCCTGTAATATTTTTGACGGCAAGGACGCAGACGGAAGATGTTGTTGCTGGATTTCATTTGGGCGCAAATGATTACATTAAGAAACCGTTCAAAATAGAGGAGTTGATTGTACGGATTGAATCTTTGTTAAAAAACACGCAAAAGCCGAATACTAAACCGCGACTTCGGATTGGAGAGTACTACATGTTGGATCACGTCAAGCATGTGTTGACTTTTGGCAATCAAGAGGAGAAGCTGTCTTTTCGAGAAAGTGAGCTTTTGCGAAAACTAATGGAAAACCGAGATCAGGTGGTGCCACGGGAAGAGATTATCAAAGCGTATTGGAGTGACGACAACTACTTTACCGGTAGGAGCTTGGACGTGTTTATCAGTCGAATACGGAAATATTTAAATAAGGATTCTCGGATTAAAATTGTGAATATTAGGAGTGTTGGATATATGTTGACCATTGAACAGTAA
- the pncA gene encoding bifunctional nicotinamidase/pyrazinamidase, translating to MNLKSEKIALVIVDVQMDFLPGGALAVEDGDQIIPVINDLQIGYGLVVATQDWHPKAHSSFASQHEGKMVYEIIDWEGMQQVLWPDHCVQGSIGASLSPVLDSRAIEAIFRKGMDVDIDSYSGFYDNGRRRNTGLYGYLKDRGVSEVHVCGLAADYCVYYTAMDALTLGFDTKIVQAATKAIDQQNFERLCEEFIKQRGQLI from the coding sequence ATGAATCTTAAGAGTGAGAAAATAGCTTTAGTTATAGTGGACGTACAAATGGATTTTCTGCCAGGCGGAGCCTTAGCCGTGGAGGATGGTGATCAAATCATACCTGTCATCAACGACCTTCAAATTGGGTATGGATTGGTGGTTGCAACGCAGGATTGGCATCCGAAGGCGCACAGTAGTTTTGCTTCTCAGCATGAAGGGAAAATGGTATACGAAATTATCGATTGGGAAGGAATGCAACAGGTGCTATGGCCCGATCATTGTGTGCAAGGGTCAATAGGAGCTTCGTTATCTCCTGTGTTGGATAGCAGAGCAATCGAGGCTATATTTAGAAAAGGTATGGATGTAGATATAGATAGTTACAGTGGTTTTTATGATAATGGACGAAGGCGTAATACGGGTTTGTATGGATATCTAAAAGATAGAGGAGTTAGCGAAGTACATGTTTGTGGACTAGCGGCCGACTATTGTGTGTATTATACGGCGATGGATGCGTTGACACTTGGATTTGATACGAAAATTGTTCAAGCAGCTACGAAGGCAATCGATCAGCAGAATTTTGAACGGCTATGTGAAGAGTTCATCAAGCAAAGGGGGCAATTGATTTAA
- a CDS encoding TetR/AcrR family transcriptional regulator: MKENAMSRKERIMKEALALFAEKGYADTSTKIIAQNAEVSEALIFKHFGNKDSLLFHLIKSGYRRVLLHHKGMMTYKNPKDFLKNMIFLPSKLVADEPIFWKLQERLSHNSFSRQQHEQFMKPVHPIIIRAFTELGYESPELEAQFLLIVIDSLWKKEASGEIEQSLDLAFLLEKKYNLL, encoded by the coding sequence ATGAAAGAGAATGCGATGAGTCGCAAAGAACGAATTATGAAGGAGGCGTTGGCCTTATTCGCTGAAAAGGGATATGCCGATACGTCTACTAAAATTATTGCCCAGAATGCTGAGGTTTCAGAAGCCCTAATTTTTAAGCATTTTGGGAATAAAGATTCGCTGCTATTTCATTTAATAAAATCAGGGTACCGTAGAGTATTGTTGCACCACAAAGGAATGATGACCTACAAAAATCCAAAAGACTTCCTCAAAAACATGATTTTTCTACCAAGTAAGCTTGTGGCAGACGAGCCTATCTTTTGGAAACTACAGGAGCGATTGTCTCATAATTCTTTTTCAAGACAGCAACATGAGCAGTTCATGAAGCCGGTACACCCCATCATTATAAGAGCTTTTACAGAATTAGGATATGAGAGCCCAGAATTAGAAGCTCAGTTTTTATTAATTGTAATCGATTCTCTTTGGAAGAAAGAGGCGAGTGGAGAGATTGAGCAGTCTTTGGATTTGGCCTTTTTATTAGAAAAAAAATATAATTTGCTGTAG
- a CDS encoding L-serine ammonia-lyase, which translates to MANERISIFDMFKIGIGPSSSHTLGPWRAAQRFTKILTGLKLLTDVESIKILLYGSLAKTGVGHGTDIAILLGLNGDDPVTCDVDQVTPIVERIKSSHEILLAGIHKVPFEVKEDLLFLFQESLPFHPNAVTFQAFLKNGKAISETYYSIGGGFVVQEGDDSSFLSEIDLPFPIDTAQELMVSCMRTGLKISDLVLENETAWRSEEETKDGVLNIFKAIHECIYRGCHTSGILPGGLNVERRAAKLNRKLIGGRPYNDYSSWVEAIRAGGKEFDYILDWVSCFALAVNEENASFGRVVTAPTNGAAGVIPAVLQYFITFHNGFDDNKIIQFIATASEIGSIFKKGATISAAMGGCQAEIGVSSAMAAGALTECLGGSQRQVLMASEIAMEHHLGLTCDPIGGLVQVPCIERNTMGAIKAITAAQLALRSNPDKAKVSLDAVVKTMWDTAQDMNVKYKETADGGLAVHIPLSLPEC; encoded by the coding sequence ATGGCTAACGAGCGGATTTCTATATTTGACATGTTTAAGATTGGTATTGGACCTTCCAGTTCACATACTTTGGGGCCTTGGCGTGCTGCGCAACGGTTTACAAAAATATTGACGGGTCTTAAGCTATTGACGGATGTAGAATCCATTAAAATCCTATTGTATGGTTCGCTCGCCAAGACTGGTGTAGGACACGGGACTGATATTGCGATTCTTTTGGGACTGAATGGGGACGATCCTGTAACCTGTGATGTCGATCAAGTGACACCTATAGTGGAGCGGATTAAGAGCTCACATGAAATTCTCTTGGCGGGTATTCATAAGGTCCCTTTTGAGGTGAAAGAAGATCTGCTTTTTTTGTTTCAAGAAAGCCTTCCTTTTCATCCTAACGCGGTCACCTTTCAAGCGTTTTTGAAAAATGGAAAGGCTATTAGTGAGACTTATTACTCGATTGGCGGTGGATTTGTCGTGCAGGAGGGAGATGATTCGAGTTTCTTATCTGAAATTGATTTACCCTTTCCGATTGATACAGCACAAGAGCTGATGGTATCTTGCATGCGCACGGGATTGAAAATTTCGGACTTGGTTCTGGAGAATGAAACTGCTTGGCGTTCGGAAGAGGAAACTAAAGATGGGGTATTGAATATATTCAAGGCCATCCACGAGTGTATATACAGAGGCTGCCATACTTCAGGCATCTTGCCAGGTGGATTGAATGTCGAGCGTCGGGCAGCGAAGTTGAATCGCAAACTTATTGGTGGTCGTCCTTATAACGATTATAGTAGTTGGGTCGAGGCCATTAGGGCCGGAGGGAAGGAGTTTGATTACATCTTGGATTGGGTAAGCTGCTTTGCTTTGGCTGTAAACGAAGAAAATGCGTCTTTTGGACGGGTGGTTACGGCTCCAACTAATGGTGCAGCAGGAGTGATTCCGGCCGTATTACAGTATTTTATTACTTTTCACAATGGCTTCGATGATAACAAGATTATCCAATTTATAGCTACGGCTTCAGAAATTGGGTCTATATTCAAGAAGGGCGCTACTATATCAGCAGCTATGGGAGGATGTCAGGCGGAAATTGGGGTGTCATCAGCAATGGCTGCTGGCGCATTGACGGAATGTTTAGGTGGATCGCAACGGCAAGTCTTGATGGCTTCGGAAATCGCAATGGAACATCATCTAGGGTTGACTTGTGATCCAATTGGAGGTCTTGTGCAAGTGCCTTGTATTGAGCGTAATACGATGGGTGCAATAAAGGCGATTACAGCAGCACAATTGGCACTAAGGTCTAACCCAGACAAAGCTAAGGTAAGCCTAGATGCGGTAGTCAAGACGATGTGGGATACGGCACAAGATATGAATGTAAAGTATAAGGAGACGGCAGATGGAGGACTTGCAGTGCATATCCCATTAAGTTTGCCTGAATGTTAG
- a CDS encoding TonB-dependent receptor domain-containing protein — protein MRPYLLMSLFVLLFSSASGQLKISGKITDKMTSQPIVGASITLLNTQDSSLYKVPSDIVGNYVIDKIKAGAYIISTNFMGYRTDVRKLTLTSTPLTTNFQLESSEIILDEIEISAETVSLRGDTMEFNANKYATAQNADADELVKQIPGIEIDEDGNVNAHGEAVTKIIVDGKEFFSTDPKIALKSLPADIIDKIQIIDDKTEQAKFSGFDDGKRNKVINIITKPNRKQGYFGKANGSVGNDHKYATNANVNRFRGEKRYALSGMANNNNETNFGEQGKGGNRGGNSNIERGLSKTYALATNFNNSYLDKKMQIGGDYNFRSSSTNTHSLTNTSYILGPRANQTSNQSQKGESKGINHNASIRLHWDIDSTQRLDIKPSFSYSSNQRGNQNSSFTFNELRDTINTSNRSNVNKSHNFNFSGDMTYMIRLRKPGRTASVHINGNHSSNTNDGESLALNRYFKDALLNRIDTNNNQSMTDGYGNGLNGRLSFTENISKLSRLQLNYNYRNTVNYSDRRTFEFLAETGQLGELNERLSNEFRNDYDFHSAGISYLFSKKDSLTIQAGSNYQYAKRKNDKTFPKNVVTSSAFKSFLPELNITYHISKEKRVELKYNTATNAPSINQLQDYIDNQNSLRIQNGNPELDQEYRHSVRLEFKDVQKSSGRSFNSSLNFDYTQDKIVNSILLTDTAVQITNDVILGAGGQYIRPENIDGAYTVRMDNSLGLPLKKLKLNLNLTNNIFYNNNYSVLNQELLNSKSYGIRQRVGISSNFGKKTVIGLSYNGNLTFTENPTLQVKKYNIYNHTINNNLSIDLWKNLFVTSHLNYMLNGGIQGSSDIETVIWNASLGKRFFRKQNAELSIKAFDIFNKSKNVNRRMNEFSISDVQSNTLTRYFLLSFTYHLRKFGGKKEG, from the coding sequence ATGAGACCATACCTTCTAATGAGTTTATTTGTCCTCCTGTTTTCATCCGCATCAGGGCAATTGAAAATTTCAGGTAAAATCACTGATAAGATGACATCTCAACCAATTGTGGGAGCCAGCATCACGTTGCTCAATACACAAGATTCTTCCCTATACAAAGTACCTAGTGATATTGTCGGGAATTACGTCATTGACAAGATAAAAGCTGGCGCTTATATTATTAGCACCAATTTTATGGGGTATCGTACAGACGTACGCAAGTTAACATTGACAAGTACTCCCCTAACAACAAATTTTCAGCTCGAATCGTCTGAAATCATTCTTGACGAAATCGAAATCTCGGCCGAGACAGTCTCTTTGAGAGGCGACACCATGGAATTCAATGCCAACAAATATGCGACAGCCCAAAATGCTGATGCAGACGAGCTTGTGAAACAGATTCCAGGGATAGAGATAGACGAAGATGGAAATGTAAACGCTCACGGGGAAGCCGTCACAAAAATAATTGTTGACGGAAAAGAATTCTTCAGTACGGACCCCAAGATTGCACTCAAGTCACTTCCTGCAGATATAATAGACAAAATCCAAATCATTGATGATAAGACCGAGCAGGCCAAGTTTTCGGGCTTTGATGATGGCAAACGCAACAAAGTAATCAATATCATTACCAAGCCCAATCGCAAACAAGGGTATTTTGGAAAAGCAAATGGAAGTGTTGGAAATGACCACAAATATGCCACCAATGCCAATGTCAATAGATTTCGAGGCGAAAAAAGATATGCCTTGTCCGGGATGGCCAACAACAACAATGAGACGAACTTTGGTGAGCAAGGAAAAGGAGGCAACAGAGGCGGCAACTCAAATATAGAACGCGGTCTATCCAAGACATATGCCCTTGCCACAAACTTCAACAACAGCTATCTCGACAAGAAAATGCAAATAGGTGGCGACTACAACTTTAGATCCTCTTCCACCAATACCCACAGTCTTACGAATACGAGTTATATATTAGGGCCTCGCGCCAATCAAACCAGCAATCAATCACAAAAAGGAGAAAGCAAGGGTATCAATCACAATGCGAGCATCCGACTACATTGGGACATTGACTCTACCCAACGATTGGACATCAAGCCCTCTTTCTCCTATTCTTCGAATCAACGCGGCAATCAAAATAGCAGTTTCACTTTTAATGAACTGCGCGATACGATTAATACCTCCAACCGATCAAATGTAAATAAAAGTCATAATTTCAATTTCTCAGGAGATATGACGTATATGATTCGACTACGAAAACCGGGGAGGACTGCATCCGTCCATATCAATGGTAATCATTCCTCCAACACAAATGACGGAGAATCACTCGCATTAAACCGATATTTTAAAGATGCCCTTCTGAATCGCATCGACACCAACAATAATCAGAGCATGACAGATGGGTATGGCAATGGTTTAAACGGACGCTTGTCCTTTACCGAAAACATATCCAAGCTAAGTAGGCTTCAACTCAATTACAACTATCGCAATACAGTAAATTACTCCGACCGACGGACATTTGAATTTCTCGCAGAAACAGGACAACTTGGCGAATTGAATGAGCGCCTCTCCAATGAATTCCGCAACGACTACGACTTTCACAGTGCGGGCATATCGTATCTCTTTTCAAAAAAAGATAGTCTGACTATCCAAGCAGGAAGCAATTATCAATATGCCAAACGTAAAAATGATAAGACATTTCCAAAAAATGTCGTTACTTCCTCTGCATTTAAAAGTTTCCTCCCTGAGCTAAATATCACCTATCATATCAGCAAGGAAAAAAGAGTAGAACTCAAATACAATACGGCTACCAATGCACCATCCATCAACCAACTTCAAGACTATATCGACAATCAAAATTCACTACGCATCCAAAATGGAAATCCAGAGCTCGATCAGGAATACCGACACAGCGTACGTTTAGAATTCAAAGATGTTCAAAAATCTAGTGGCCGAAGTTTCAATTCCAGTTTAAACTTCGATTATACCCAAGACAAGATTGTCAATTCCATACTACTGACAGATACTGCCGTACAGATTACCAATGATGTCATATTGGGAGCCGGGGGACAATATATCCGTCCCGAAAACATTGATGGAGCTTATACCGTGCGGATGGACAATAGCCTAGGACTACCCTTGAAAAAGCTCAAATTAAACCTGAATCTTACCAACAACATTTTTTATAATAATAATTACTCCGTATTGAATCAAGAACTATTAAATTCCAAATCCTATGGAATCCGTCAAAGAGTCGGAATATCAAGCAATTTCGGAAAGAAGACAGTAATTGGTCTATCTTACAACGGCAACCTGACATTTACGGAAAATCCAACTTTACAAGTCAAAAAATATAATATATACAACCATACCATCAACAATAATCTTTCGATTGATTTATGGAAGAACTTATTTGTAACCTCTCATCTTAACTATATGCTGAATGGAGGAATCCAAGGCTCTTCGGATATAGAAACCGTCATTTGGAACGCATCCCTTGGAAAGCGTTTCTTTCGAAAGCAGAATGCCGAACTATCTATAAAAGCCTTCGACATCTTCAACAAATCAAAAAATGTGAATAGACGAATGAACGAGTTTTCGATATCTGATGTGCAGTCTAATACCTTAACCCGCTACTTTTTACTGAGTTTTACCTATCACCTCCGAAAATTTGGTGGAAAAAAAGAAGGTTAA
- a CDS encoding glycoside hydrolase family 10 protein, protein MLYFQRAIILILFIFSNLYLALGQTIPKRELRGVWIATVANIDWPSRDNINPEKQKQELIDILDNHQRAGLNAVFFQIRPSADAFYAKGREPWSRFLTGYQGQAPSPFYDPLEFVIQEAHRRGMELHAWINPYRASTTLRADHFSKDHITKTKPEWFFKYSGKYLFNPGLPEVREYIIDVIMDVVKNYDIDGVHFDDYFYPYPDARNTPLPDATTFHQFGKAFANIHDWRRDNVDILIRDLGLAIKKEKPYIKYGISPFGIWDNKRDNPEGSETFGLSGFRTLYADGVKWMKEGWIDYINPQIYFPFNNRAAAFEILLDWWEKHTYGRHFYVGHAAYRVNEKKPGWTDKGQIPKQIRHLRAHHEVQGSIYFSSKSLTDNLAGLRDSMQYNLYQYKALPPTMDWIDSIPPSAPFGLQAQLASDFRSNTLKWQKSDEGQEQIYGYVIYRFVQGEEIDLNSAAHILAISYDRDYLQYTDNSLSPHTHYLYMVTAIDRMKNESKISNIREVIVP, encoded by the coding sequence ATGTTATACTTCCAAAGGGCAATCATACTCATCTTATTCATATTTAGCAACCTTTATTTAGCATTAGGGCAAACGATCCCTAAACGTGAACTAAGAGGGGTTTGGATTGCAACTGTCGCCAATATTGATTGGCCCAGTCGGGACAATATCAATCCCGAGAAGCAAAAGCAGGAACTTATAGATATATTAGACAATCATCAACGAGCAGGCCTCAATGCTGTATTTTTTCAGATACGACCATCTGCCGATGCCTTTTACGCAAAAGGCAGGGAACCTTGGAGCCGCTTCCTCACGGGTTATCAAGGACAGGCACCTTCCCCTTTTTACGACCCTTTAGAATTCGTTATTCAAGAAGCACATAGACGCGGAATGGAGCTCCATGCTTGGATAAACCCCTACCGTGCCTCCACGACGTTAAGAGCCGATCATTTTTCAAAAGATCACATCACCAAGACTAAACCAGAATGGTTTTTTAAGTACTCCGGCAAATACTTGTTCAACCCAGGACTTCCCGAAGTACGTGAATATATCATTGATGTCATCATGGACGTAGTCAAAAATTATGATATTGATGGAGTACATTTCGATGACTATTTCTACCCCTACCCAGATGCACGCAATACACCGCTGCCCGACGCGACTACTTTTCATCAATTTGGAAAAGCCTTTGCAAATATCCATGACTGGCGTCGTGATAATGTTGACATACTAATTCGAGATTTAGGGCTAGCCATAAAAAAAGAAAAACCCTATATCAAATATGGCATTAGCCCCTTTGGGATATGGGACAACAAACGAGATAACCCAGAGGGATCCGAGACATTTGGATTGAGTGGCTTTCGAACCCTCTATGCTGACGGTGTTAAATGGATGAAAGAAGGATGGATCGATTATATTAATCCACAAATTTATTTCCCCTTTAACAACCGCGCCGCCGCATTTGAAATCCTGTTGGATTGGTGGGAAAAACACACGTATGGTCGACATTTCTACGTTGGTCATGCAGCCTATCGCGTTAACGAAAAAAAACCTGGGTGGACCGACAAAGGGCAAATTCCCAAGCAGATACGACATCTAAGAGCTCATCATGAAGTGCAAGGCAGTATTTACTTCAGTTCCAAATCCCTTACAGACAATCTTGCTGGTCTTCGGGACTCTATGCAGTACAACCTATATCAGTATAAAGCCCTCCCCCCTACGATGGACTGGATTGATAGTATCCCCCCCAGTGCTCCTTTTGGGCTACAAGCTCAGCTCGCCAGTGACTTCCGGTCCAATACATTAAAATGGCAAAAATCTGATGAGGGTCAAGAACAAATCTATGGATATGTCATCTACCGGTTCGTACAAGGTGAAGAGATAGACCTCAACAGTGCAGCACACATCCTCGCAATCTCCTATGACCGCGACTATCTACAATACACGGACAACTCCCTCTCCCCGCACACCCACTATCTGTATATGGTAACGGCTATTGACCGAATGAAGAACGAAAGCAAAATATCCAACATCAGGGAGGTTATCGTCCCTTAA
- a CDS encoding glycoside hydrolase family 3 protein, with amino-acid sequence MIVRKISALIALMFLSIIALAQSNSQFVTFINQKHSWVDSVFNTLSPKEKIAQLFLVRAHTNLGQRYIDSVATVIQKEQLGGLVVFQGGPVRHANMFNQYQALSKVPLLITFDGEWGLGMRMPDSTISYPYQMTLGAIQDETLLYQMGREVAKDFNRIGMHFNFAPVVDINNNPKNPVINFRSFSDNKYNVVRKAKAYMDGMVDGGIIASLKHFPGHGDTDVDSHHDLPQLTFSKERLDTLEMYPFKVLINEGAPAVMVAHMNIPSLDPTPNMPSSISKPVVTGLLKGELGFRGLTVTDAMDMSGVKKFFPNGEADVQAIIAGHDLLEVSENSGRAIGLIEQAVKEGRIQQADLDARVKKVLASKYWVGLNRKRVINTSYLYEDLNRSSAKHLVQRLADASITLLNGNNRLYSFLPKEKTAIISVGTATAQDFEREMSARLNDVHIFYVKGEETREQLDKVFKDAKEYKQLILAIHDSRSRPRSELNFSADVNKMIAKVAKRKVITCLFTNPYAMAGLAGVEKSPSILMGYQNDSFMQKAAVRAIFREIKPQGKLPVTISDDYKNGAGI; translated from the coding sequence ATGATAGTTAGAAAGATAAGTGCGCTCATCGCCTTGATGTTTTTGTCGATAATTGCATTGGCGCAGTCAAATAGCCAATTTGTGACTTTTATCAACCAGAAGCACAGTTGGGTGGATTCGGTATTCAACACGCTGTCCCCTAAGGAAAAGATTGCTCAATTATTTTTAGTGCGGGCGCATACTAATCTTGGTCAGCGTTATATTGACTCGGTCGCGACGGTCATTCAAAAGGAACAGTTGGGTGGGCTGGTGGTTTTTCAAGGTGGCCCCGTCAGGCATGCAAATATGTTCAATCAATATCAAGCACTGTCTAAAGTTCCTCTCTTGATTACATTTGACGGAGAATGGGGATTGGGGATGCGCATGCCAGACTCTACAATTTCCTATCCCTATCAGATGACTTTAGGTGCCATACAGGACGAGACTTTACTCTATCAGATGGGACGTGAGGTTGCTAAGGATTTTAATCGGATCGGTATGCACTTCAATTTTGCACCGGTAGTAGATATTAATAATAATCCAAAGAATCCAGTTATTAATTTTAGATCATTTAGTGATAATAAGTACAACGTTGTACGGAAAGCCAAAGCTTATATGGACGGAATGGTCGATGGAGGGATCATTGCCTCGCTTAAGCATTTCCCTGGGCATGGTGATACTGACGTAGATTCGCATCATGACCTTCCCCAACTTACATTTAGTAAGGAGCGATTGGATACATTGGAAATGTACCCTTTTAAAGTGCTTATCAATGAAGGTGCTCCTGCAGTCATGGTGGCACATATGAATATTCCAAGTCTAGATCCTACCCCGAATATGCCTTCATCTATCTCCAAGCCAGTAGTCACGGGATTGCTTAAGGGAGAGCTTGGATTTAGAGGTCTTACGGTCACCGACGCGATGGACATGAGTGGTGTTAAGAAATTTTTTCCAAATGGAGAGGCTGATGTCCAAGCAATCATCGCCGGTCATGATTTGTTGGAGGTGTCAGAGAATAGTGGACGTGCTATAGGGTTGATAGAACAAGCGGTGAAAGAGGGACGGATTCAACAGGCGGATTTGGATGCTCGGGTGAAGAAGGTATTGGCTTCAAAGTACTGGGTAGGCCTGAACCGCAAACGAGTCATTAACACGAGCTACTTGTATGAGGATTTGAACAGGAGTAGTGCTAAGCATCTGGTACAACGTTTGGCTGATGCATCTATCACATTGTTGAATGGTAACAACCGTTTGTATTCATTCCTTCCTAAGGAAAAGACTGCAATTATAAGCGTAGGGACAGCTACGGCACAAGATTTTGAAAGGGAGATGTCTGCCCGATTGAATGACGTACATATTTTTTATGTAAAAGGTGAGGAGACCCGAGAGCAGTTGGACAAAGTTTTTAAAGACGCCAAAGAATATAAGCAACTGATCTTGGCAATTCACGATAGCCGCTCTCGCCCAAGAAGTGAGCTGAATTTTAGCGCTGATGTCAATAAAATGATTGCGAAAGTTGCTAAGCGAAAGGTCATCACTTGCTTGTTTACAAATCCATACGCGATGGCTGGCCTTGCGGGAGTAGAGAAGAGTCCTTCTATCCTGATGGGATATCAGAATGACAGCTTCATGCAAAAGGCTGCGGTAAGAGCTATTTTTAGAGAGATAAAGCCACAAGGGAAATTACCTGTGACTATTAGTGATGATTATAAAAACGGAGCAGGTATTTAA